A stretch of Methanosphaerula palustris E1-9c DNA encodes these proteins:
- the nifD gene encoding nitrogenase molybdenum-iron protein alpha chain, which yields MSITEEQLEEMLSRYPDKVKKNRKKHLILKNSAEACQQIEANTRTIPGIISQRGCAYAGCKGVVVGPIKDMVHIVHGPVGCSYYAWGTRRNKARADDTTPPEKVFTPLCFTTDMQESDIVFGGDKKLAKMIDQVVEIFHPRAVSICATCPVGLIGDDINAVAKAAEERHGIQVLSFNCEGYKGVSQSAGHHIANNNLMEHVIGKGTAEKNPDDYVINILGEYNIGGDGWELERILKDIGYTLNCIMTGDASYEKIRNLHIADLNLVQCHRSINYIAEMMETKYGIPWLKVNFIGVTATMASLREIAQCFNDEKLIERTEMVIARELARVTPALEQYRKICQGKTAFIFVGGSRSHHYQALLRDLGMDVVVAGYEFAHRDDYEGRQVIPTIKSDADSKNIPELHPTPDEELYQEAHVHLKMSKEKYDELSSRIAFNSYQGMIPEMKDGEVILDDANHHEVEELIRMIKPDLFFSGVRDKYIVHKMGVPAKQMHSYDYSGPYAGFNGSLIFAEDVANALVTPAWKLVTAPWEDQNRSRSDSNA from the coding sequence ATGTCAATAACTGAAGAACAACTGGAGGAGATGCTCAGTCGTTACCCGGACAAGGTCAAAAAGAACCGGAAGAAGCATCTCATCCTGAAGAACTCAGCCGAGGCCTGTCAGCAGATCGAGGCGAACACCCGGACGATCCCGGGCATCATCTCCCAGCGTGGTTGTGCCTATGCCGGCTGCAAAGGTGTGGTCGTCGGACCGATCAAGGACATGGTACATATCGTCCATGGTCCAGTCGGCTGCTCATATTACGCCTGGGGAACCCGGCGAAACAAAGCACGGGCTGATGACACGACTCCTCCAGAGAAGGTCTTCACTCCCCTCTGCTTCACCACCGATATGCAGGAGAGCGACATCGTCTTCGGCGGGGACAAGAAACTGGCCAAGATGATCGACCAGGTTGTCGAGATCTTCCATCCACGGGCGGTCTCGATCTGCGCCACCTGTCCAGTCGGTCTGATCGGTGATGATATCAATGCAGTGGCGAAGGCCGCTGAAGAGCGGCACGGGATCCAGGTCCTCTCGTTCAACTGCGAAGGGTATAAAGGGGTCAGCCAGTCGGCAGGACACCATATAGCGAACAACAATCTGATGGAGCATGTGATCGGAAAGGGAACCGCCGAAAAGAACCCGGACGATTATGTGATCAACATCCTCGGGGAGTACAACATCGGAGGGGATGGATGGGAACTGGAACGGATCCTAAAGGATATCGGCTACACCCTGAACTGCATCATGACAGGGGACGCCAGTTATGAGAAGATCCGGAATCTGCACATTGCCGACCTGAATCTGGTTCAGTGCCACCGTTCGATCAACTACATCGCCGAGATGATGGAGACCAAGTATGGTATCCCATGGCTGAAGGTCAACTTCATCGGGGTCACCGCCACCATGGCCTCGCTCCGCGAGATCGCCCAGTGCTTCAATGATGAAAAACTGATCGAACGAACCGAGATGGTGATCGCCAGGGAACTGGCTCGGGTGACCCCCGCATTGGAACAGTACCGGAAGATCTGCCAGGGAAAGACTGCATTCATCTTTGTCGGAGGGTCCAGGAGTCACCATTACCAGGCCCTTCTCCGAGACCTGGGTATGGACGTGGTGGTCGCAGGTTACGAGTTTGCCCACCGCGATGACTATGAGGGACGGCAAGTGATCCCAACCATCAAGAGCGACGCCGACTCCAAGAACATTCCGGAACTCCATCCAACCCCAGACGAGGAGTTATACCAGGAGGCACATGTCCACCTGAAGATGTCAAAGGAGAAGTACGACGAACTATCCAGCAGGATTGCCTTCAACAGTTACCAGGGGATGATCCCTGAGATGAAGGACGGAGAGGTGATCCTGGATGACGCCAACCATCACGAGGTCGAAGAACTGATCAGGATGATAAAACCGGATCTCTTCTTCTCAGGAGTCAGGGACAAGTATATCGTTCACAAGATGGGTGTCCCGGCGAAACAGATGCACTCGTATGACTACAGCGGCCCTTATGCCGGCTTCAACGGTTCCCTGATCTTCGCCGAGGACGTGGCGAACGCGCTGGTGACCCCGGCCTGGAAACTGGTAACGGCACCATGGGAAGACCAAAACAGATCAAGGAGTGATAGCAATGCTTGA
- a CDS encoding P-II family nitrogen regulator, translating into MKEIMAIVRMKKTGVTKRALVETGVAGFTALKVLGRGKLVEDTAVIEPCKEKLLAMAIDDINEVEEAEQEVTSFLDDSRFFPRRLFTILAHDEDVPRIVEAITKVNITERKVGDGIILVLPVDDAVRVRTGESGDAAIW; encoded by the coding sequence ATGAAAGAGATTATGGCCATAGTGCGGATGAAGAAGACTGGCGTCACCAAGAGAGCTCTGGTAGAGACGGGGGTCGCCGGTTTCACCGCCCTCAAGGTACTCGGACGAGGCAAACTGGTCGAGGACACTGCGGTGATCGAACCGTGCAAGGAGAAACTGCTGGCCATGGCCATCGACGATATCAATGAAGTGGAGGAAGCAGAGCAGGAGGTCACCAGTTTTCTGGACGACTCCCGGTTCTTCCCCCGCCGTCTCTTCACCATCCTGGCCCATGATGAGGATGTACCCAGGATCGTCGAGGCCATCACGAAGGTCAATATAACTGAACGAAAGGTGGGCGACGGGATCATCCTGGTGCTGCCTGTGGACGATGCGGTACGTGTCCGGACCGGTGAATCGGGTGACGCGGCCATCTGGTAA
- a CDS encoding P-II family nitrogen regulator — protein sequence MLLIRAIVRPEKKDEVLGELSSAGFHAATVVDVVGRGKQKGIKIGGIVYDEIPKTMILMAIPDEEKDQVINVILKTAKTSDKGAYGDGKIFISPVEEVYTISKGSQGL from the coding sequence ATGTTACTGATCAGAGCGATCGTAAGGCCCGAAAAGAAGGACGAGGTGCTGGGGGAGTTATCATCTGCGGGATTCCATGCCGCGACCGTAGTGGATGTCGTGGGTCGTGGTAAGCAGAAAGGGATCAAGATCGGTGGGATCGTCTATGACGAGATCCCAAAGACCATGATCCTGATGGCCATTCCAGATGAAGAGAAGGACCAGGTCATCAACGTGATCCTAAAGACGGCCAAGACCAGTGACAAGGGAGCATATGGGGATGGCAAGATCTTCATCAGCCCCGTCGAAGAGGTCTACACGATATCAAAAGGCAGTCAGGGGTTGTAG
- the nifH gene encoding nitrogenase iron protein, producing the protein MKRQVAIYGKGGIGKSTTTQNTVAALAEQGKKIMVVGCDPKADSTRLLLHGLCQKTVLDTLRDEGDDIELDEILKPGYRDTLCVESGGPEPGVGCAGRGIITSINLLESLGAYTDDLDYVFYDVLGDVVCGGFAMPIREGKAEEIYIVASGELMALYAANNIAKGIHKYAVSGKVRLGGIICNSRQVDNEYPLLKAFAEELGSQLIYFVPRDNLVQRAEINKKTVIDFEPESNQAEEYRQLAKAIDENRMFVIPKPMTQDRLEELMMQHGFMDALV; encoded by the coding sequence ATGAAAAGACAGGTAGCAATCTACGGAAAAGGCGGAATCGGAAAGTCGACAACAACCCAGAACACTGTCGCGGCACTGGCTGAACAGGGGAAGAAGATCATGGTGGTTGGATGCGACCCCAAAGCCGACTCCACCAGACTTCTGCTCCACGGACTCTGTCAGAAGACAGTGCTGGACACCCTGCGGGACGAAGGAGACGATATCGAACTGGACGAGATCCTCAAACCGGGATATCGGGACACCCTCTGTGTTGAATCAGGAGGCCCGGAGCCTGGCGTTGGATGTGCCGGCCGTGGTATCATCACGTCGATCAACCTGCTGGAGTCACTCGGGGCATATACCGACGACCTGGACTATGTCTTCTACGATGTGCTTGGGGATGTCGTCTGCGGGGGGTTCGCGATGCCAATCAGGGAAGGAAAGGCAGAGGAGATCTATATCGTCGCCTCCGGGGAGTTGATGGCGCTGTATGCGGCCAACAACATCGCCAAGGGGATCCATAAGTACGCCGTATCAGGCAAGGTCAGGCTGGGAGGAATCATCTGCAACAGCCGACAGGTCGACAATGAGTATCCCCTCCTCAAGGCATTTGCCGAGGAACTTGGATCCCAGTTGATCTACTTTGTCCCACGGGACAATCTGGTGCAGCGGGCTGAGATCAATAAGAAGACGGTGATCGACTTCGAACCGGAGTCCAACCAAGCTGAGGAATACAGGCAGCTGGCCAAGGCCATTGATGAGAACAGGATGTTTGTCATCCCGAAACCGATGACACAGGACCGGCTGGAAGAACTGATGATGCAGCATGGATTCATGGATGCACTTGTGTAA
- a CDS encoding metal-dependent hydrolase, producing the protein MFFFIHLFIGVLLGYLLSRFSGRHLLLPCAFGAVLPDLVDKPLGYLILGTIVDGGGRIYTHGLLFLGLLFLIGALLLYWTGRADLVAMGVGVLSHQLLDLMWLQPINWLYPFLGPYPTVGIVSDYFLNGFIREISSPPEWVMGFISLLVIFFYVRRNR; encoded by the coding sequence ATGTTTTTTTTCATTCATCTCTTTATCGGGGTGCTCCTCGGATATCTGCTCAGTCGATTCAGCGGACGCCATCTCCTCCTCCCCTGCGCCTTCGGCGCAGTGCTTCCCGACTTGGTTGACAAACCACTTGGTTATCTGATTCTCGGGACGATCGTTGATGGTGGTGGACGGATCTATACTCATGGTCTTCTTTTCCTGGGTCTGTTGTTTCTAATAGGGGCTCTGCTCCTGTATTGGACTGGTCGTGCTGACCTTGTGGCGATGGGGGTTGGGGTCCTCTCACACCAGCTCCTGGATCTGATGTGGCTGCAGCCGATAAACTGGCTATATCCGTTTCTTGGTCCTTATCCTACCGTGGGTATTGTTTCTGACTATTTTCTGAATGGATTCATTCGTGAGATCTCCTCACCCCCTGAGTGGGTGATGGGATTCATCTCCCTGCTGGTTATATTCTTCTATGTCCGACGTAATCGGTAG
- a CDS encoding transposase translates to MIPVNRRNRRRPKRGRSYRFDPMIYRSQGAVERFFSWVKAFRKISSRYEQLEESFRGLVIIACILILWRLLG, encoded by the coding sequence ATGATCCCAGTCAATCGGAGAAATCGTAGACGACCCAAAAGGGGACGATCATATCGATTCGATCCTATGATCTATCGTTCTCAAGGAGCAGTTGAACGGTTCTTTAGCTGGGTCAAGGCATTCAGGAAGATTTCATCCAGATATGAGCAGCTCGAGGAATCATTTCGAGGACTGGTCATCATCGCCTGCATACTGATACTATGGAGACTTTTGGGCTGA